One genomic window of Columba livia isolate bColLiv1 breed racing homer chromosome 9, bColLiv1.pat.W.v2, whole genome shotgun sequence includes the following:
- the SSR3 gene encoding translocon-associated protein subunit gamma encodes MAPKGGPGGRQQSEEDLLLQDFSRNLSAKSSALFFGNAFIVSAIPIWLYWRIWHMDLVQSAVLYSVMTLISTYLVAFAYKNVKFVLKHKVAQKREDAVSKEVTRKLSEADNRKMSRKEKDERILWKKNEVADYEATTFSIFYNNTLFLVLVIIASFFVLKNFNPTVNYILSISASSGLIALLSTGSK; translated from the exons ATGGCTCCCAAGGGCGGCCCCGGCGGGCGGCAGCAGTCGGAGGAggatctgctgctgcaggacttCAGCCGCAACCTCTCCGCCAAGTCCTCCGCGCTCTTCTTCGGCAACGCCTTCATCGTCTCCGCCATCCCCATCT ggCTTTATTGGCGGATATGGCACATGGATCTTGTTCAGTCTGCAGTCCTGTACAGCGTAATGACCCTCATCAGCACCTATCTGGTGGCTTTTGCCTATAAGAACGTCAAGTTTGTTCTGAAACACAA AGTGGCCCAGAAAAGAGAAGACGCTGTTTCCAAAGAAGTTACTCGCAAGCTGTCTGAGGCAGACAATAGGAAGATGTCTCGCAAGGAGAAGGATGAAAG AAtcctgtggaagaaaaatgaagttgcaGATTACGAAGCAACAACTTTTTCCATCTTCTACAACAACACTCTCTTTCTGGTCTTGGTCATCATCGCTTCGTTTTTTGTGCTGAAGAACTTCAACCCCACCGT AAACTACATTCTTTCTATAAGCGCCTCATCCGGACTGATCGCTCTGCTCTCCACAGGATCCAAGTAG